One genomic window of Desulfovibrio aminophilus DSM 12254 includes the following:
- a CDS encoding bifunctional diguanylate cyclase/phosphodiesterase: protein MFPRKLSSVLMLSVTCAVALAIGGMVLHASRALYSQSLLLETRAMRQTTWSIRRALELYLRSGATMARSLAAGEDARRALSRDRGTPGALPWEWLADETLQAVLLFDARGGTRAWVSADGQAPAGPDLGVEDYAGAIASGRENFLSPDLRRTPGGTLVLVQAAAVRAPEGRLLGGVAVFTRWEPFMRDFIDPPRFGARGSCFMLDATGRIIAHARDKSLLLREIPDQSLTRRILSLGNGEFRGEWEDERKHYVLATVPETGWVICANAFVDDLLLAPEREGGLLLAAGAATVLLLAGIIALLVRRLVARPVRDIEAFTSAVTRGDFTAALRGSFRCELRGLAGNIRLMVAELKKRLGFARAVLTGFVLPCAVVDAENRLTFANGRLLRILGRETYADCLGRPSGRLLRGDEGARTILLRALEEQRTVTDEATYLSSLGESRTCTVTAMPLTGLDGEIQGALAVWFEITERLEQQRIIEEQNTRLTASEARYRALFMNTGMAALLLEEDTTIQLANAEFAALVELEPDRDVVGRSWAEFFHPEDLSRMMEAHALRRIDSDRAPRSYETRLLTSCGALKEVAMTVACIPGTRMSIASLADITDRKEAERRLERQALYDPLTGLPNRRLFQDRLRQAVGVSERIGTQVGVLLLDLDEFKHVNDSLGHSAGDAVLREAADRFAGVLRQGDTLARLGGDEFGVLIEGLEGADPLSRVAEALLESLERPFAVQDAEVYLGVSVGIAVCPLDGSEPERLIQNADMAMYRAKEQGRNTFRLYKTELNERARRRLTLKTELRQALAEERFEVFYQPKVELRGHAVVGMEALVRWRAPDGSLRPPSSFISFAESSGLIVAIDYQILEQACRQAARWHEAGFPDLTLAVNLSAQHFRQRDMPERVLDILARTGLPPERLELEMTETALLQNFQAAGEMMETLTARGVRFALDDFGAGYSSLSYLMALPLQSVKMDKSFVDRINEADARGKTLARAVLSLADGLGLPVIAEGVETMEQYHFLLRHSCRFVQGYLFSPPLAPGEFEALLLSGGTASPSA from the coding sequence ATGTTCCCCAGAAAACTCAGCTCCGTGCTCATGCTTTCCGTGACCTGCGCCGTGGCCCTGGCCATCGGCGGCATGGTCCTCCACGCCTCCCGCGCCCTCTACTCCCAATCCCTGCTGCTGGAGACCCGGGCCATGCGCCAGACCACCTGGTCCATCCGCCGGGCCCTGGAGCTCTATCTGCGGAGCGGCGCGACCATGGCCCGCTCCCTGGCGGCCGGGGAGGACGCGCGGCGGGCGCTCTCCCGCGACCGGGGAACCCCCGGGGCCCTGCCCTGGGAATGGCTCGCCGACGAGACGCTCCAGGCCGTGCTGCTCTTCGACGCCCGGGGCGGAACGCGGGCCTGGGTCTCGGCCGACGGGCAGGCCCCGGCCGGGCCGGACCTGGGCGTCGAGGACTACGCCGGGGCCATCGCCTCGGGCCGGGAGAACTTCCTCTCTCCCGATCTGCGGCGCACGCCCGGCGGCACGCTCGTCCTGGTCCAGGCCGCGGCCGTGCGCGCCCCCGAGGGACGCCTCCTGGGCGGGGTGGCCGTGTTCACCCGCTGGGAGCCCTTCATGCGGGACTTCATCGATCCCCCGCGCTTCGGCGCGCGCGGCTCCTGCTTCATGCTCGACGCCACGGGCCGGATCATCGCCCACGCCCGGGACAAGTCCCTGCTGCTCCGGGAAATCCCGGACCAGTCCCTGACCAGGAGGATCCTGAGCCTTGGCAACGGCGAATTCCGGGGCGAGTGGGAGGACGAGCGCAAGCATTACGTCCTGGCCACCGTGCCGGAGACGGGCTGGGTCATCTGCGCCAACGCCTTCGTCGACGACCTGCTCCTGGCCCCGGAACGCGAGGGCGGCCTGCTGCTGGCCGCCGGCGCGGCGACGGTCCTGCTCCTGGCCGGGATCATCGCCCTGCTGGTCCGGCGGCTGGTGGCCCGCCCGGTGCGGGACATCGAGGCCTTCACCTCGGCCGTCACCCGGGGCGACTTCACGGCCGCGCTGCGCGGAAGCTTCCGCTGCGAACTGCGCGGCCTGGCCGGGAACATCCGGCTCATGGTCGCGGAGCTCAAGAAACGGCTCGGCTTCGCCCGGGCCGTGCTGACGGGCTTCGTCCTGCCCTGCGCCGTGGTGGACGCCGAGAACCGCCTGACCTTCGCCAACGGCCGCCTGCTGCGCATCCTGGGGCGCGAAACCTACGCGGACTGCCTGGGCCGCCCGTCGGGCCGCCTGCTCCGGGGCGACGAGGGAGCCCGCACCATCCTGCTCCGGGCCCTGGAGGAACAGCGCACGGTGACGGACGAGGCGACCTATCTCTCCTCTCTTGGCGAATCCCGGACCTGCACCGTCACGGCCATGCCCCTGACCGGCCTGGACGGGGAAATCCAGGGCGCGTTGGCGGTCTGGTTCGAGATCACCGAGCGCCTGGAACAGCAGCGGATCATCGAGGAGCAGAACACGCGCCTGACCGCGTCCGAGGCCCGCTACCGGGCCCTGTTCATGAACACCGGCATGGCCGCCCTGCTCCTGGAAGAGGACACGACCATCCAGCTGGCCAACGCGGAGTTCGCCGCCCTGGTGGAGTTGGAGCCGGACCGGGACGTGGTGGGCCGGAGCTGGGCGGAGTTCTTCCATCCCGAGGATCTGTCGCGCATGATGGAGGCCCACGCCCTGCGCCGCATCGACTCGGACCGGGCTCCGCGCTCCTACGAGACCCGCCTGCTGACCAGTTGCGGCGCGCTCAAGGAAGTCGCCATGACCGTGGCCTGCATCCCGGGCACCCGGATGTCCATCGCCTCGCTGGCGGACATCACCGACCGCAAGGAGGCCGAGCGTCGGCTGGAGCGCCAGGCCCTCTACGACCCGCTCACCGGCCTGCCCAACCGGCGGCTCTTCCAGGACCGCCTGCGCCAGGCCGTCGGCGTCTCGGAGCGGATCGGAACCCAGGTGGGCGTGCTGCTCCTGGACCTGGACGAATTCAAGCACGTCAACGACAGCCTGGGGCACTCCGCCGGGGACGCCGTGCTCCGCGAGGCCGCCGACCGCTTCGCCGGAGTCCTGCGCCAGGGCGACACCCTGGCCCGCCTGGGCGGGGACGAGTTCGGCGTCCTCATCGAGGGGCTGGAGGGGGCCGATCCCTTGTCGCGCGTGGCCGAGGCCCTGCTGGAGTCCCTGGAGCGCCCGTTTGCCGTGCAGGACGCCGAGGTCTACCTGGGCGTCAGCGTGGGCATCGCGGTCTGCCCGCTGGACGGCTCGGAACCGGAACGGCTCATCCAGAACGCCGACATGGCCATGTACCGGGCCAAGGAGCAGGGCCGGAACACCTTCCGGCTGTACAAGACGGAACTCAACGAACGCGCCCGCCGACGCCTGACCCTCAAGACCGAGCTGCGCCAGGCCCTGGCCGAGGAGCGTTTCGAGGTCTTCTACCAGCCCAAGGTGGAGCTGCGCGGCCACGCCGTGGTCGGCATGGAGGCCCTGGTCCGCTGGCGCGCGCCGGACGGTTCCCTGCGGCCGCCGTCGAGCTTCATCTCCTTCGCCGAGTCCAGCGGGCTCATCGTGGCCATCGACTACCAGATCCTGGAACAGGCCTGCCGCCAGGCCGCGCGCTGGCACGAGGCGGGATTCCCGGACCTGACGCTGGCGGTCAACCTCTCGGCCCAGCACTTCCGCCAGAGGGACATGCCCGAGCGCGTCCTGGACATCCTCGCGCGCACCGGGCTGCCCCCGGAGCGGCTCGAGCTGGAGATGACCGAGACGGCCCTGCTCCAGAACTTCCAGGCCGCGGGCGAGATGATGGAGACGCTCACCGCCCGGGGCGTGCGCTTCGCCCTGGACGACTTCGGCGCGGGATACTCCTCCCTGAGCTACCTCATGGCCCTGCCGCTCCAGAGCGTGAAGATGGACAAGAGCTTCGTGGACCGCATCAACGAGGCGGACGCGCGCGGCAAGACCCTGGCGCGCGCGGTGCTCTCCCTGGCCGACGGCCTGGGCCTGCCCGTGATCGCCGAGGGCGTGGAGACCATGGAGCAGTATCACTTCCTGCTCCGCCACTCCTGCCGCTTCGTCCAGGGCTACCTCTTCTCCCCGCCCCTCGCCCCCGGGGAATTCGAGGCCCTGCTCCTCTCGGGGGGAACGGCTTCGCCGTCCGCATAG
- a CDS encoding MliC family protein has protein sequence MRSLSAFCLLLLLSAPALAGGEAPGQGPVHGPYAYSCDDGTAFSAVFDNAAGPDGVVILTFPDGVSLTLPRALSASGIRYTDGKHEFWGKGEQASWTIGRRAPVSCSTRAPFGGS, from the coding sequence ATGCGCAGCCTGTCCGCCTTCTGCCTGCTTCTGCTCCTGTCCGCCCCGGCCCTGGCCGGAGGCGAGGCCCCGGGCCAGGGTCCGGTCCACGGCCCCTATGCCTACTCCTGCGACGACGGAACCGCCTTCAGCGCGGTGTTCGACAACGCCGCCGGTCCCGACGGCGTTGTCATCCTGACCTTCCCGGACGGCGTTTCCCTGACCCTGCCCCGGGCCCTGTCCGCCTCGGGCATCCGCTACACCGACGGCAAACACGAGTTCTGGGGCAAGGGCGAGCAGGCCTCCTGGACCATCGGCCGCCGCGCGCCGGTCAGCTGTTCGACGCGAGCCCCCTTCGGGGGTTCATGA
- a CDS encoding TIGR00282 family metallophosphoesterase translates to MRILFLGDIMGRPGRKLVLERAPELRRELSLDLILANAENASAGLGLSARNAAELLEAADLLTTGNHVWKYKDLVPVLQSEPRLIRPLNFPEAPGRGLAVLRPPNLPPVAVLNLQGRVFMDPIDCPFRAAEAALAGLPRDVMVRIVDFHAEASSEKIGLGLFLDGKVSAVIGTHTHVQTNDAAILPGGSAFLTDAGMCGPFPSCLGMQPEPVLRRLMTGLPARFEVAETPAELRGALLEIDPDTGRALSIKAWRG, encoded by the coding sequence ATGCGCATCCTCTTCCTCGGCGACATCATGGGCCGCCCGGGCCGCAAGCTCGTGCTCGAACGCGCCCCGGAGCTCCGCCGCGAACTGTCCCTGGACCTGATCCTGGCCAACGCCGAGAACGCCTCGGCGGGCCTGGGGCTCTCGGCCCGCAACGCGGCCGAGCTGCTGGAGGCCGCGGACCTCCTGACCACCGGCAACCACGTCTGGAAGTACAAGGATCTCGTGCCCGTGCTCCAGTCCGAGCCGAGGCTCATCCGGCCGCTGAACTTCCCGGAGGCCCCGGGCCGGGGCCTGGCCGTGCTGCGGCCGCCGAACCTGCCGCCCGTGGCCGTGCTCAACCTCCAGGGCCGGGTCTTCATGGACCCCATCGACTGCCCGTTCCGCGCGGCCGAGGCGGCCCTGGCCGGGCTGCCCCGGGACGTCATGGTGCGGATCGTGGACTTCCACGCCGAGGCCAGCAGCGAGAAGATCGGCCTGGGCCTGTTCCTGGACGGCAAGGTCTCGGCGGTCATCGGCACGCACACCCACGTGCAGACCAACGACGCCGCGATCCTGCCCGGCGGCTCGGCCTTCCTGACCGACGCGGGCATGTGCGGGCCGTTCCCCTCCTGCCTGGGGATGCAGCCCGAGCCCGTGCTCCGGCGGCTCATGACCGGCCTGCCCGCGCGCTTCGAGGTGGCCGAGACCCCGGCCGAGCTGCGCGGCGCGCTCCTGGAGATCGACCCGGACACCGGCCGGGCCCTGTCCATCAAGGCCTGGAGGGGCTGA
- the tyrS gene encoding tyrosine--tRNA ligase has product MNIYDEFKWRGLVHQVSDEEKVREYLSEPGRTMYCGFDPTAESLHIGNLVPLLSLARLQRAGHKPIVLLGGATGMIGDPSGKDKEREFSARELVLARAARIRAQAEAFFEKNTGGKPIVVNNYDWTKDVTFLEMLRDTGKHFTVNWMLAKESVKGRIEREDVGISFTEFSYMILQGFDFHHLYETYGCRLQIGGGDQWGNITAGTELIRRKAASEAFAMTFPLITTASGKKFGKSEKGAIFMDPALTSPYAFYQFWLNSDDRDVVKLLKFFTFLSQEEIAALEREVETNPGAREAQKRLAAETTIMVHGRDVLDRVLAASEALFGKGDIRAVEPSLLRAALESAPAVSYEARNLPDLPQMLVDLGLSPSKGQARKDIQAGGLTLSGNKITDPAHAPGDSDFLEGGVLVLRKGKKNYGLVTIRRA; this is encoded by the coding sequence ATGAATATCTACGACGAGTTCAAGTGGCGCGGGCTGGTGCATCAGGTCTCCGACGAGGAGAAGGTCCGCGAGTATCTTTCCGAGCCCGGCCGGACCATGTACTGCGGCTTCGACCCCACGGCCGAGAGCCTGCACATCGGCAACCTCGTGCCCCTGCTCTCCCTGGCCCGGCTCCAGCGCGCCGGCCACAAGCCCATCGTGCTCCTGGGCGGGGCCACCGGCATGATCGGCGACCCCTCGGGCAAGGACAAGGAACGCGAGTTCTCGGCCCGCGAGCTGGTCCTGGCGCGGGCCGCGCGCATCCGCGCCCAGGCCGAGGCCTTCTTCGAGAAGAACACCGGCGGCAAGCCCATCGTGGTCAACAACTACGACTGGACCAAGGACGTGACCTTCCTGGAGATGCTCCGCGACACGGGCAAGCACTTCACCGTGAACTGGATGCTGGCCAAGGAGTCGGTCAAGGGCCGCATCGAGCGCGAGGACGTGGGCATCTCCTTCACCGAGTTCAGCTACATGATCCTCCAGGGCTTCGACTTCCACCATCTCTACGAGACCTACGGCTGCCGGCTCCAGATCGGCGGCGGCGACCAGTGGGGCAACATCACGGCGGGCACAGAACTCATCCGCCGCAAGGCCGCCAGCGAAGCCTTCGCCATGACCTTCCCGCTCATCACCACGGCCTCGGGCAAGAAGTTCGGCAAGAGCGAGAAGGGCGCGATCTTCATGGACCCGGCCCTGACCAGCCCCTACGCCTTCTACCAGTTCTGGCTCAACAGCGACGACCGCGACGTGGTCAAGCTGCTCAAGTTCTTCACCTTCCTGTCCCAGGAGGAGATCGCCGCCCTGGAGCGCGAGGTGGAGACGAACCCCGGCGCCCGCGAGGCCCAGAAGCGCCTGGCCGCCGAAACCACCATCATGGTCCACGGCCGCGACGTCCTGGACCGGGTTCTGGCCGCCAGCGAGGCCCTCTTCGGCAAGGGCGACATCCGCGCCGTGGAGCCCTCCCTGCTGCGCGCGGCCCTGGAAAGCGCCCCGGCCGTGAGCTACGAGGCCAGGAACCTGCCCGACCTGCCGCAGATGCTCGTGGATCTCGGCCTGTCGCCCTCCAAGGGCCAGGCCCGCAAGGACATCCAGGCGGGCGGCCTGACCCTCTCGGGGAACAAGATCACGGACCCGGCCCACGCGCCCGGCGATTCCGATTTCCTGGAAGGCGGTGTGCTCGTGCTGCGCAAGGGCAAGAAGAACTACGGCCTGGTGACGATCCGCCGGGCATGA
- a CDS encoding DedA family protein, with protein sequence MEMLQHVIAQYGYLALFLGTFLEGETIMLLCGFAAFTGHMDLALVMLAGGAGTFFGDQLYFYIGRWKGMAVFERWPKLKGKAYRVACLLHRYRYAVILSFRFFYGLRNVTPFVIGMSPIKAWQYFGLNLIAAVVWSVTFASLGYLFGSAAESVLHDVKQVEMYVFGVIILLALAVWVIRKLRSKAKHEVEECAAHTPAAGDEPVPPKDHEA encoded by the coding sequence ATGGAAATGCTGCAGCACGTCATCGCGCAATACGGCTATCTCGCCCTCTTCCTCGGCACCTTCCTGGAAGGCGAGACGATCATGCTCCTCTGCGGGTTCGCGGCCTTCACCGGGCACATGGACCTGGCGCTGGTCATGCTCGCGGGCGGAGCCGGAACCTTCTTCGGGGACCAGCTCTACTTCTACATCGGCCGCTGGAAAGGCATGGCCGTGTTCGAGCGCTGGCCCAAGCTCAAGGGCAAGGCGTACCGCGTGGCCTGCCTGCTGCACCGCTACCGCTACGCCGTGATCCTGAGCTTCCGCTTCTTCTACGGCCTGCGCAACGTCACGCCCTTCGTCATCGGCATGAGCCCCATCAAGGCCTGGCAGTACTTCGGCCTGAACCTCATCGCCGCCGTGGTCTGGTCCGTGACCTTCGCCTCCCTGGGCTACCTCTTCGGCAGCGCGGCCGAGAGCGTGCTCCACGACGTCAAGCAGGTGGAGATGTACGTCTTCGGCGTGATCATCCTCCTGGCCCTCGCTGTCTGGGTCATCCGCAAGCTGCGGAGCAAGGCCAAGCACGAGGTGGAGGAGTGCGCCGCCCACACCCCGGCCGCCGGGGACGAACCGGTCCCGCCCAAGGACCACGAGGCATGA
- a CDS encoding HD-GYP domain-containing protein: MRISLIDLISALSGALDLVSPAVVGHHRRVAAIATALGRRLNLPPADITDLRLAALLHDVGAFSLKSRLDALVFDTNDLDHAETGWRLLRALPRLERPARLVRWHHTRFDDFGDILDDPRTLLLGNLLNLADRVDVSLRRDRDLDTEARAAIRRIGMLRGRTFDPETLRALDDTIAGNDLDPEFWHGAVRDARCTADCLELSLEDGEIPVFSRAFSQVIDFRSRFTATHSRGVAAVAHALAGLEGLPEDIRARVLLAGDLHDLGKLAVPTEILEKPGPLDPREAEIMRRHAEIGERVLSQVPGLEDVAEFGCRHHERPNGRGYPRGLAGGQLRQPSLLVAAADVFTAVLEDRPYRPGMTLDRARSLLRTLADDGDLDTRAVDLLLTHTTQVDEARRQAQDEAHRQFTAFAPGFAA, from the coding sequence ATGCGCATTTCGCTCATCGACCTCATCTCGGCCCTCTCCGGCGCGCTCGACCTCGTCAGCCCCGCCGTGGTCGGCCACCACCGCCGCGTGGCGGCCATCGCCACGGCCCTGGGCCGACGCCTCAACCTCCCGCCCGCCGACATCACGGACCTGCGCCTGGCCGCCCTGCTCCACGACGTGGGGGCCTTTTCCCTCAAAAGCCGGCTCGACGCCCTGGTCTTCGACACCAACGACCTGGACCACGCCGAAACCGGCTGGCGCCTGCTGCGCGCCCTGCCCCGGCTCGAACGCCCGGCCCGGCTCGTGCGCTGGCACCACACCCGCTTCGACGACTTCGGCGACATCCTCGACGACCCGCGCACCCTGCTCCTCGGCAACCTCCTCAACCTCGCCGACCGCGTGGACGTCTCCCTGCGCCGCGACCGCGACCTGGACACCGAGGCCCGCGCCGCCATCCGCCGCATCGGCATGCTCCGGGGCCGCACCTTCGACCCCGAAACCCTGCGCGCCCTGGACGACACCATCGCCGGGAACGACCTGGACCCCGAGTTCTGGCACGGGGCCGTGCGCGACGCGCGCTGCACCGCCGACTGCCTGGAGCTCTCCCTGGAGGACGGCGAGATCCCCGTCTTCTCCCGGGCCTTCTCCCAGGTCATCGACTTCCGCAGCCGCTTCACCGCCACCCACTCGCGCGGCGTGGCCGCCGTGGCCCACGCCCTGGCCGGGCTGGAAGGCCTGCCCGAGGACATCCGCGCCCGCGTCCTCCTGGCCGGAGACCTCCACGACCTGGGCAAGCTCGCCGTGCCCACGGAAATCCTCGAAAAACCCGGCCCCCTCGATCCCCGCGAGGCCGAGATCATGCGCCGCCACGCCGAGATCGGCGAGCGCGTCCTCTCCCAGGTTCCCGGCCTGGAGGATGTGGCCGAGTTCGGCTGCCGCCACCACGAACGGCCCAACGGACGGGGCTACCCCCGGGGCCTCGCGGGCGGCCAGCTCAGGCAGCCCTCCCTGCTCGTGGCCGCCGCCGACGTCTTCACCGCCGTGCTCGAAGACCGGCCCTATCGTCCGGGCATGACCCTGGACCGCGCCCGCTCCCTCCTGCGCACCCTGGCCGACGACGGCGACCTCGACACCCGGGCCGTGGACCTGCTCCTGACCCACACCACCCAGGTGGACGAGGCCCGCAGACAAGCCCAGGACGAGGCCCACAGGCAATTCACCGCCTTCGCCCCCGGCTTCGCCGCCTGA
- a CDS encoding portal protein — MDEARIDALLARRKSLEEARDPWLPTWEELSDYVLPRKNSFRGRTSSRGRAGDEKIYDSTPCHALDLLGAALGGLLTNPCLPWFRVRARDKRLADQEGVRTYVSEATERMAALFNSEASGFQAAAHELYLDVVLLGTGVLYVEADAECAVRFSARPLSEVCVAEDVRGVVDTVLRTYELTARQAASQWGEACSEETRRKAGERPEEPVEILHAVFPRADRDPLGLGNRNFPFASVYVELGARRVLEESGYLEMPYMVPRWSKAAGEVYGRGPGLTALSDIRVLNAMSRTALMAAEKMSDPPLMVPDDGFLGPIRSGPGGLSYYRAGSGDRIEALPVAVDLKATESMMAARRDSIRAIFLNDQLQPPGAPVLSATEALIRQSEKMRVLGPVLGRMQTEFLAPLVNRVFNILLRSGELPPLPGGVARRDLVIDYASPVARAQKQYEAQTLTQAMTYLAPLMQGGDSLGLMDNFDTDRIARHAVELFGAPEDYLLPERDVRAARVRALGPAQEDGGEEPSSVVP, encoded by the coding sequence ATGGACGAAGCGCGCATCGATGCTCTCCTGGCCCGGCGCAAGAGCCTGGAGGAGGCCCGCGACCCCTGGCTGCCCACCTGGGAGGAGCTTTCGGACTACGTGCTGCCGCGCAAGAATTCCTTCCGGGGCCGGACTTCGAGCCGGGGCCGGGCGGGCGACGAGAAGATCTACGACTCCACGCCCTGCCACGCCCTGGACCTGCTGGGCGCGGCCCTGGGCGGCCTGCTCACCAACCCCTGCCTGCCCTGGTTCCGGGTGCGGGCCAGGGACAAGCGCCTGGCCGACCAGGAGGGCGTGCGGACCTACGTGTCCGAGGCCACGGAGCGCATGGCCGCGCTGTTCAACTCCGAGGCCAGCGGCTTTCAGGCGGCGGCCCACGAGCTGTACCTGGACGTGGTCCTGCTCGGCACGGGCGTGCTCTACGTGGAGGCCGACGCGGAATGCGCCGTGCGCTTCTCGGCCCGGCCCCTGTCCGAGGTCTGCGTGGCCGAGGACGTGCGCGGGGTGGTGGACACGGTCCTGCGCACCTATGAGCTGACCGCGCGCCAGGCCGCGTCCCAGTGGGGCGAGGCCTGCTCCGAGGAGACCCGGCGCAAGGCCGGGGAGCGGCCCGAGGAGCCGGTGGAGATCCTGCACGCGGTCTTCCCCCGCGCGGACCGCGACCCCCTGGGCCTGGGCAACCGCAACTTCCCCTTCGCCAGCGTCTACGTGGAGCTGGGCGCGCGGCGGGTGCTGGAGGAATCCGGCTATCTGGAGATGCCCTACATGGTCCCGCGCTGGTCCAAGGCCGCCGGGGAGGTCTACGGCCGGGGCCCGGGGCTCACGGCGCTCTCGGACATCCGCGTGCTGAACGCCATGAGCCGCACCGCGCTCATGGCCGCCGAGAAGATGTCCGACCCGCCGCTCATGGTCCCGGACGACGGCTTCCTGGGCCCGATCCGCTCCGGCCCGGGCGGGTTGTCGTACTACCGCGCCGGGTCCGGCGACCGCATCGAGGCCCTGCCGGTGGCCGTGGACCTCAAGGCCACCGAGTCCATGATGGCCGCGCGGCGGGACTCGATCCGGGCGATCTTCCTCAACGACCAGCTCCAGCCCCCGGGCGCGCCCGTGCTTTCGGCCACCGAGGCCCTCATCCGCCAGAGCGAGAAGATGCGCGTGCTCGGCCCGGTGCTCGGCCGGATGCAGACCGAGTTCCTGGCCCCGCTGGTGAACCGGGTCTTCAACATCCTCCTGCGTTCGGGCGAACTGCCGCCCCTGCCGGGGGGAGTCGCCCGGCGCGATCTGGTCATCGACTACGCCTCGCCCGTGGCCCGGGCCCAGAAGCAGTACGAGGCCCAGACCCTGACCCAGGCCATGACCTACCTCGCGCCCCTGATGCAGGGCGGCGACTCCCTGGGGCTCATGGACAACTTCGACACCGACCGCATCGCCCGGCACGCCGTGGAGCTGTTCGGCGCGCCCGAGGACTACCTCCTGCCCGAGCGGGACGTCCGCGCCGCCCGCGTCAGGGCCCTCGGCCCGGCTCAGGAGGACGGGGGAGAGGAACCCTCTTCCGTCGTTCCGTAA
- a CDS encoding response regulator — MRRILLVDGDSVNRDYLICLLDPFGTCVQAHDGRCALALLRDALDQGEPFDAVVIGRSLSGPDGPDLARRIDELQQLAGIPRGNRVRVLLLVPADAPPDPAFLQAHAVHAAIPAPGTRRLFMDMLS, encoded by the coding sequence ATGCGCCGCATTCTTCTGGTGGACGGCGATTCCGTCAACCGCGACTATCTGATCTGCCTTCTCGACCCCTTCGGAACCTGCGTCCAGGCTCACGACGGCCGATGCGCCCTGGCCCTGCTCCGCGACGCCCTGGACCAGGGCGAACCCTTCGACGCCGTCGTGATCGGGCGCTCCCTCTCCGGCCCCGACGGCCCGGACCTGGCCCGCCGGATCGACGAACTCCAGCAGCTCGCCGGAATCCCTCGCGGGAACCGCGTCCGCGTGCTTCTCCTGGTCCCGGCCGACGCGCCCCCGGACCCGGCCTTCCTCCAGGCCCACGCCGTCCACGCCGCCATCCCCGCCCCCGGCACCCGCCGCCTGTTCATGGACATGCTCTCCTGA
- a CDS encoding acyl-[acyl-carrier-protein] thioesterase, producing MSTPHPQHEETFRVRVYHTGGGGPRANLPAVLDLLQEAAGNHAAQFRVSPADMLERGTAWVTSRICVRMDRFPDLGETVVVRTWPHARDQFSTRRDFLLLGGDGGEIGRAASVWVVMDIAARKLAPLPDYMDGMWDATPRPALDLPSKAVPRLAKPESETPILVRRADLDINGHVNNARFPEWCLESLEQWPGRLVQADIAFRAECRLGDAVVSRTGPGGDGLLHSLSREGAELCRMKTWWAGASPLS from the coding sequence ATGAGCACACCCCATCCGCAACATGAGGAAACCTTCCGCGTACGCGTCTACCACACCGGGGGAGGCGGCCCGAGGGCCAACCTACCCGCCGTGCTGGACCTGCTGCAGGAGGCCGCGGGCAATCACGCGGCCCAGTTCCGGGTCTCCCCCGCCGACATGCTCGAGCGGGGAACGGCCTGGGTCACGTCGCGCATCTGCGTGCGCATGGACCGTTTCCCGGACCTGGGCGAAACGGTGGTGGTGCGCACCTGGCCGCACGCCCGGGACCAGTTCTCCACGCGCCGCGACTTCCTGCTCCTGGGCGGCGACGGCGGCGAGATCGGCCGGGCGGCCTCGGTCTGGGTGGTCATGGACATCGCCGCCCGCAAGCTCGCGCCCCTGCCGGACTACATGGACGGCATGTGGGACGCCACCCCGCGCCCGGCCCTGGACCTGCCGTCCAAGGCCGTGCCGCGTCTGGCCAAGCCCGAGTCCGAGACGCCCATCCTGGTGCGCCGGGCGGACCTGGACATCAACGGCCACGTGAACAACGCCCGCTTCCCGGAATGGTGCCTGGAGTCGCTGGAGCAATGGCCCGGGCGGCTCGTCCAGGCCGACATCGCCTTCCGCGCCGAGTGCCGCCTGGGCGACGCGGTGGTCTCGCGCACCGGGCCCGGCGGCGACGGTCTGCTCCACTCCCTCTCGCGAGAGGGCGCGGAACTCTGCCGCATGAAAACATGGTGGGCGGGGGCTTCGCCCCTTTCATAG